From the Solanum stenotomum isolate F172 chromosome 4, ASM1918654v1, whole genome shotgun sequence genome, one window contains:
- the LOC125862759 gene encoding predicted GPI-anchored protein 23: MKISIKKVTIRRDESTDQGQVTNLLQETGTQVKNMAQGAAQGAANVAHGAANMAQGAVHGAANVAHGAAQGVANVAHGAVNMAQGAAQGASQGASNVAHGAANMAQKTAEAVKNTLGINHPSNTTTGTASADNITEGGSRI, translated from the exons atgaaaatatctatcaagaaagtAACG ATAAGAAGGGATGAATCGACAGACCAAGGACAAGTAACCAATTTACTTCAAGAG ACCGGAACACAAGTGAAGAACATGGCTCAAGGAGCAGCACAAGGAGCGGCTAATGTGGCTCATGGAGCTGCAAATATGGCTCAAGGAGCAGTACATGGTGCAGCTAATGTGGCTCATGGAGCAGCACAAGGTGTAGCTAATGTGGCTCATGGAGCTGTTAACATGGCTCAAGGAGCAGCACAAGGTGCATCACAAGGTGCATCTAATGTGGCTCATGGAGCTGCAAACATGGCTCAAAAGACTGCTGAAGCTGTTAAGAACACTCTGGGAATCAATCACCCTAGCAACACCACCACAGGCACTGCTTCTGCTGACAATATTACCGAAGGCGGATccagaatttaa